From a region of the Equus przewalskii isolate Varuska chromosome 2, EquPr2, whole genome shotgun sequence genome:
- the SLC2A1 gene encoding solute carrier family 2, facilitated glucose transporter member 1, which produces MDPSSKKLTGRLMLAVGGAVLGSLQYGYNTGVINAPQKVIEEFYNETWIHRYGEPILPSTLTTLWSLSVAIFSIGGMLGAFSVGLFVNRFGRRNSMLMVNLLAFVAAVLMGFSKLGKSFEMLILGRFIIGVYSGLSTGFVPMYVGEVSPTALRGALGTLHQLSVVIGILIAQVFGLDSIMGNEELWPLLLSITFLPAVVQCVLLPFCPESPRFLLINRNEENRAKSVLKKLRGTADVTRDLQEMKEESRQMMREKKVTILELFRSPTYRQPILIAVMLQLSQQLSGINAVFYYSTSIFEKAGVQQPVYATIGAGIVNTAFTVVSLFVVERAGRRTLHLIGLGGMAGCAVLMTIAVALLEQLPWMSYLSIVAIFGFVAFFEVGPGPIPWFIVAELFSQGPRPAAIAVSGFSNWASNFLVGMCFQYVEQLCGPYVFIIFTVLLVLFFIFTYFKVPETKGRTFDEIASGFRQGGASQSDKTPEELFHPLGADSQV; this is translated from the exons GTGATCGAGGAATTCTACAACGAGACCTGGATCCACCGCTACGGGGAGCCCATCTTGCCCTCCACACTCACCACGCTCTGGTCCCTCTCCGTGGCCATCTTCTCCATAGGGGGCATGCTTGGAGCCTTCTCTGTGGGCCTTTTTGTTAACCGCTTTGGCCG GCGGAATTCAATGCTGATGGTGAACCTGCTGGCGTTCGTGGCCGCTGTGCTCATGGGTTTCTCAAAACTGGGCAAGTCCTTTGAGATGCTGATCCTGGGCCGTTTCATCATCGGTGTGTACAGCGGCCTGAGCACGGGCTTCGTGCCCATGTACGTGGGGGAGGTGTCCCCCACGGCCCTTCGTGGGGCCCTGGGCACCCTGCACCAGTTGAGTGTCGTCATCGGCATCCTCATCGCCCAG GTGTTCGGCCTGGACTCCATCATGGGCAATGAGGAGCTGTGGCCCCTGCTGCTGAGCATCACCTTCCTCCCGGCCGTGGTGCAGTGCGTCCTGCTGCCCTTCTGCCCCGAGAGCCCCCGCTTCCTGCTCATCAACCGCAATGAGGAGAACCGGGCCAAGAGTG TGCTGAAGAAGCTGCGCGGAACGGCAGACGTGACCCGAGACCTTCAGGAGATGAAGGAGGAGAGTCGGCAGATGATGCGGGAGAAGAAGGTCACCATCCTGGAGCTGTTCCGCTCGCCCACCTACCGCCAGCCCATCCTCATCGCTGTGATGCTGCAGCTGTCCCAGCAGCTGTCAGGCATCAACGCT GTTTTCTATTACTCCACAAGCATCTTCGAGAAAGCGGGGGTGCAGCAGCCTGTGTACGCCACCATCGGCGCTGGCATTGTCAACACAGCCTTCACTGTCGTGTCG CTGTTTGTGGTGGAACGAGCCGGCCGGCGGACCCTGCACCTCATAGGCCTGGGTGGCATGGCGGGCTGTGCTGTGCTCATGACCATCGCCGTGGCACTGCTG GAGCAGCTGCCCTGGATGTCCTATCTGAGCATCGTGGCCATCTTTGGCTTTGTGGCCTTCTTTGAAGTGGGCCCCGGCCCCATCCCTTGGTTCATTGTGGCTGAACTCTTTAGCCAGGGTCCTCGCCCTGCTGCCATTGCTGTCTCTGGCTTCTCCAACTGGGCCTCAAATTTCCTTGTGGGCATGTGCTTCCAGTACGTGGAG CAACTCTGTGGTCCCTATGTCTTCATCATCTTCACCGTGCTCCTGGTTCTGTTCTTCATCTTCACCTACTTCAAAGTTCCCGAGACCAAAGGCCGGACCTTCGATGAGATTGCTTCTGGTTTCCGGCAGGGGGGAGCCAGCCAAAGTGACAAGACACCCGAGGAGCTCTTCCACCCCCTGGGGGCTGATTCCCAAGTGTGA